Within Bradymonas sediminis, the genomic segment CCGCCACATCTCGAGGGTTTACCCTCGTCGAGATGCTGGTGGTCCTGGCGATCGCTGCGGGCATGATGGGGGCGGCGATCTACGGGCTCAATATGGTGACGGCCGCGGATCTTCGCGATGAGGCGATGCGCCTGACCTCGGTGATGCAATATACCTGGTCGCGCGCGGCGGTTGAGCAGGTCAATTATCGACTGGTCCTGGACCTCGACGAGAATACCTATTGGACCGAGGTCAGCGACGCGGCGGTGGTCAAGGAGTTGTCGGACGCCGGTGAGCTGCGCCGGGAGCGCCAGCAGCGCGCGGAGAGCCGCGGGGAAGAAGATAGCGAGGCGATGGGTTTTGACACCGACCCCTTCGGCATCACCCGCCCCACGAACTTTGCCCGGGCCGAGAGCGCGGCGATCGACGCCAAGAATTTCCACGACGGCATCGAGATTTACCAGGTGCTGACCACGCGTCAGAACCAGCCGATCACCGACGGTCAGGTGGCGGTGAGTTTCTTCCCCGACGGATTTCAGGAGCCCGTGATCATCGTGCTTAAAGATGAGCACGGCGCGTTTTATTCGGTTATCAACGAGCCCTTAACCGGGCGCATCAAGATCTATAGCCGCCTCATCGAGGACCGAGAACGGCTCGACCAGGGAGAGAGCGATGACTAAATACGCGCCCCGATCGGGCTCCAAACCGTCGGCGCGTCGCGCAGACGCCGGCTTTACCCTGCTTGAGGTGCTCATCGCGCTGGCGATCTTGGCCAGCGTGATGACGGTGCTCATGGGCACCATGGCCAATAGCGGCCAGCAGGCCATCTACGCGAATACGCTGACCCGGGTCAGTGAGCTTGCGCGCACGAAGATGATCGACCTGGAATACGAGATCATCGAAGAGGGGATGTCCGACGATATCGAGGAATACAGCGGCGACTTCCGCGAAGAGGGCTATCCCAATATTACCTGGGAGGCGCGCGTGGACCCGGTCGAGATCCCCGAAGAGGTCAAAGATGAGCTGCTCGGGCAGGTCAACTCGCAGCTCTTCGGTGGCGAGGAAGCCCAGGGCGCGCTCAAGGGCAACGCGGCGTTCAGCAGCAAATTGCCCATGCTGGTGTCGCTGGTGCCGATGATGATCAACCATATCGGCCGAAAAACCCGACGCGTGCGCCTGAAGGTGCACTATGAGTTCGCCAATGAGGAGCAGACCCTCAACCTGAGCCAATATATCGTCGACCAGGACTCGGCCGCCTTCGACCTCTTCGGCACCGGCGAGGACGCCGGTCCTGCGGCCGATCTGGATATGGGGGGCGGGCGATGAGCCTCTTTGCGCCGACCCAATATACGTGCGGGAAGATGCTGCGCGGCGCGCGCACCTGGCAGGCGGGTTTTACGCTGATCGAGGTGCTCCTCGCCGTGTCGATCATGGCGGCGATCACCGGCGTGATGTGGGTGAGCATCGGCGCGATGTTTGAGACTCGCGACTATATGGACAAGCGGTTTGAGCGCTATCAGATCATGCGCGTGGGGATGAACCGCATCTCGCGCGAGATCGCGACCGCCTATGTGGCGGGGCCGGCAAACGGCGGCGAGCCGCTGCCGGGCAAAGAGGGCGACGCGCTGCGCGAGCAGATCGAGTCGGGCGCGAATCGCCAGCTCAGCGAGCCGGTTCAGTTTGGCATGATCGGGCGAGAAAACTCCTTAAACTTCACGTCTTTAGCCCATATACGCACCCTGGCCGGGGAGCCGGCCAGTGAGCACGCCGAGATCGGGTATTTCGTGGAGCGCCGCCGCGACGACCAGGGCGATTGGTACGACGCCCTGATGCGCCGCGAGGGCACCACGGTCGACGACGACATCACCAAGGGCGGCCAGATCTATATGATGATCCCGAACGTCAAAAAGGTTGAGTTTGAGTATTGGGACACCGGGCCAGTGAAGGTTGGCACGATGGAAGAGATGGTCAAAGAAGGCCGTTGGATTCGCACCTGGGACACGACCCGCGAGGAGTTCTCGGGCCGGTTGCCCCCGCGCGTGCGCATCAAGATTACGCTGCCGTCGACGGACCCGCGCGGGCCGGATGAGCACTTCACCCTGCAGACTGAGATCGCGATCACGGAGGTGCTCGAGCTGTGATGAAACGCGACCGAAAAACAAACGCGCTGGCCCACGCGACGCGCCGCGTCATCGACGCCGTGGACCGCCCGGCCGGCGGCCTATTTCGGCGCACCCCCGGGGCCGCGTCGCGCCCGCGCGGCATCGCGTTGATGCTCACGCTCATCACCGTGACGGTGCTGTCGGCCGCCGTGGTCGAGTTCGCGTATTCCACGCGGGTCAACCTGAACCTGTCGGTCAACAGCGCGGATAAATTGCGCAGTTATTATCTGGCGCGCTCGGCGGTGAATTTGAGCCAATTGCTCGTGTCCTTCCAATTCGCGCTGCAGAGCGAGTCGACCGAGGCGGGCCGCGGGCAGGACTCCGACGAGATGGCCCAGCTGATCAGCCGGGCGGTGCGCCGAAGCAACTTCCAGCTCTACCAATACGTGCCCCTGCTGATGCAGACGTTTAGCTCGGGCAAATTGCAGAGCCCGGTCGGCGGGGTCAACCTGACCGAGTGGGGCGTGGAGGGCTTTGGGGAGTTCGCCGGTGACTTTACCGTAGAGGTCATCCCCGAAGAGGGGAAGGTCAACTTAAACCAATTCGCGGTCGAAGAGGTCAACGAGAAGGACCTGCAGCAGCTCTGCTCGATGGTCGTCGACCCGGCGTTTGACCCGATCTTTGAGCAGAAGGATAAGAACGGCGAGACCCTGAGCCGGGCGCTGGTCTTGTCGCGCATCATCGACTTTATTGACCTGAACACCACCGCGATTGAGCTGACCTCGGACTGCACCATTCGCGGCCAGGGCGGCGACGAGATGCGCCCCTACGAGAGCGGCGACGACCAGCCGAAGCCGCGAAACGCGAAGTTGACGCATATCGCCGAGCTCTATCAGGTGCCGGGCGTCACCGAAGCGTTTATGCGCACGTTCGCCGAGCAATTTACGGTCTATCCGGTCGGCCGGCCGAACCTGAACGTGGCGACCCTGCCGATCTTCTATTCGGTCCTGTGCCGCAACGTCACCATTCCGCCGGGCATGAGCCAGAGCGGCAACGTCTCGGCCTATAGTCTGTGCACGCAGAGCCCGCAGGTGCAGCTCGAGGTCCTGTATATGGCGATGGCGTTGGACGGAATTCGCGAGTTCTTCTCAGACCCGATGTCGGTCTTGATGGCCTATGTCGGCGGCACCGAGAGTTCGCTTTTGCCCTCGGCGAGCAAGGGGCAGACCGTGGCGTTTTTGAGCGTGAGCCAGTTGCCGCTGTTTATCAACGACTTAAAGCAGGACCCGGCGTTGATGGCCCAATTCCTGACCTACTCGCCGTCCTACCAGCAAATGGTCTCTGAGAACCCACAGATGTTGATTGACCCGATTAACCCGCAATTTCCGCAATGGACCATCGAATACGACCGCACCGGTTTGATGCGCTCGGTCTCCTCGCAGACGCCGACCATCTATCGTATGAAGGCGGTCGGTAACTACGGTTCGAGCCGCACGAATATCGAAACCGTGGTCGATTTTGGCAAAACGATCCGTCGTTTGCCCGACGAGAAATTGCTCACCGAAGATATCGACGACGACGAACAGGTCAAAGATCTCAAAGAGGCGCTGCGCGAGTTGCGCGAGACAATCCCGAAGGGACGCGTCTTATATTGGAGCGAAAAATAATGAGTACGACTATCATCGGCCTGGATTTTGGCACCCACTCGCTCAAGCTTATCCGCTTGTCGATGGGGCGAGAGCCGCGGGTTATTGGCTACGATATGGAGCCGATTCCGCGTGTCGTGACGCCCGAAGAAGCAGGCCCGGGCGACGCGCAGGATTTCGACGACGCACCCACGAGCGTGGTCAGCAAAGACGACGTGGAGGGCGCGCCGGGTGAGGCGGGCGAAGATGCTGCCGGCGACGACGGCGCGTCGGCCAATGGGGCCGCCAGGCCCGAAGCTGCAGACGACGCCAAGCCCTGGGGGCTGGCGCTTGAGCGGCTGATCGAGCGCGGCGCGATCGACGACGACGCGTTGATCGTGACCTTCTTGCCCGAAAACCAGGCCATGTCGATCCGCCAGGAGCTTCCCTTCGAGGAGCGCGCCAAGGTCGAGAATATCCTGCCGCATATGCTCAACGACCGCCTGCCGGTCGCCACCGAGAAGGTTATCTTCGACTTCCAGATCTTCCCGAAAAAGAAGCTGAGCACGGAGAGTTTTTCGGATACGGGAGTGGCCGATGAGGTCGCCGCCGAGGCGCTCGTGGGGTTTGCTCGGCGTGAGCAGATCGGCGAGTTCCTGGGCGAGCTTAGGTCCTATCATATCAATCCGGCGACCCTGGGCGTGCCCGAGTTGCTGATGTCCTACGCGCTGCAGCGCTGCGCGCCGAGCACCGACGCCACCTATGCCGTGATCGACATCGGGCATCGCTACACCCGCGTGCTCGTGCTCGAAAAATACGACCCGGTCGTCGCGCGCTCGATTCAATTTGGTGGCGAGCAGCTGACCGATGCGATCGCCGCGCGCTTTAAGTCGAGCTACGAGCAGGCCGAGCACCTCAAGGAGATCCGCGGGGTCATCCTGGGCGCCGCCGGGGCTTCGAGCGACGCGCGCAATGAGGCGAGCGTCGCCCTGAGCGAGTGTTTGAGCGACGCCACGCGCCCGCTGATTCGCGATATCCGGCGCACCTTCCAATCGCTGTATAACCGCACGCAAACGAAGATCGACGCGGTCTATATCTGCGGCGGAACCAGCCTGCTAAGCGGCTTGCCCGAGTATTTGGAGCAAGAGTTCGGCGTGCCGGTGTCGCATCTTCCGACGGACAATATTTCCGGATTCAGCGAAACCGTCGACACCCTGCCGGCCCAACTAAAGCTCACGCTGGCCACGTCGGCGGCGCTCCAGCAGATCGACGGGCGCGACGAAGATCGCTCGATCAACCTGCGCCGCCAGGAATTCGCGTACCGCGGCAAGTCCAGTTACCTGCGCTCGCAGATCTTCAAATATGCGGGGGCTGCGGCGGTGCTCTTCTTGTTGCTGATGGGCATGTTGTGGGCCCAGAAGATCCAATTGGAAGCCCAGCGCGATGCCATGCGCAACGCCCTGACCGAGCAGACCACCAAGCTCTTTGGCGAGCCGATTTATAGCAACTCCGTGATCCAGGCGCGCCTGAGCGGTGAGGAGAC encodes:
- a CDS encoding type II secretion system protein GspK, with product MKRDRKTNALAHATRRVIDAVDRPAGGLFRRTPGAASRPRGIALMLTLITVTVLSAAVVEFAYSTRVNLNLSVNSADKLRSYYLARSAVNLSQLLVSFQFALQSESTEAGRGQDSDEMAQLISRAVRRSNFQLYQYVPLLMQTFSSGKLQSPVGGVNLTEWGVEGFGEFAGDFTVEVIPEEGKVNLNQFAVEEVNEKDLQQLCSMVVDPAFDPIFEQKDKNGETLSRALVLSRIIDFIDLNTTAIELTSDCTIRGQGGDEMRPYESGDDQPKPRNAKLTHIAELYQVPGVTEAFMRTFAEQFTVYPVGRPNLNVATLPIFYSVLCRNVTIPPGMSQSGNVSAYSLCTQSPQVQLEVLYMAMALDGIREFFSDPMSVLMAYVGGTESSLLPSASKGQTVAFLSVSQLPLFINDLKQDPALMAQFLTYSPSYQQMVSENPQMLIDPINPQFPQWTIEYDRTGLMRSVSSQTPTIYRMKAVGNYGSSRTNIETVVDFGKTIRRLPDEKLLTEDIDDDEQVKDLKEALRELRETIPKGRVLYWSEK
- a CDS encoding type IV pilus modification PilV family protein — protein: MTKYAPRSGSKPSARRADAGFTLLEVLIALAILASVMTVLMGTMANSGQQAIYANTLTRVSELARTKMIDLEYEIIEEGMSDDIEEYSGDFREEGYPNITWEARVDPVEIPEEVKDELLGQVNSQLFGGEEAQGALKGNAAFSSKLPMLVSLVPMMINHIGRKTRRVRLKVHYEFANEEQTLNLSQYIVDQDSAAFDLFGTGEDAGPAADLDMGGGR
- a CDS encoding prepilin-type N-terminal cleavage/methylation domain-containing protein, producing the protein MTSLPQNRAPAATSRGFTLVEMLVVLAIAAGMMGAAIYGLNMVTAADLRDEAMRLTSVMQYTWSRAAVEQVNYRLVLDLDENTYWTEVSDAAVVKELSDAGELRRERQQRAESRGEEDSEAMGFDTDPFGITRPTNFARAESAAIDAKNFHDGIEIYQVLTTRQNQPITDGQVAVSFFPDGFQEPVIIVLKDEHGAFYSVINEPLTGRIKIYSRLIEDRERLDQGESDD
- a CDS encoding type II secretion system protein GspJ; amino-acid sequence: MSLFAPTQYTCGKMLRGARTWQAGFTLIEVLLAVSIMAAITGVMWVSIGAMFETRDYMDKRFERYQIMRVGMNRISREIATAYVAGPANGGEPLPGKEGDALREQIESGANRQLSEPVQFGMIGRENSLNFTSLAHIRTLAGEPASEHAEIGYFVERRRDDQGDWYDALMRREGTTVDDDITKGGQIYMMIPNVKKVEFEYWDTGPVKVGTMEEMVKEGRWIRTWDTTREEFSGRLPPRVRIKITLPSTDPRGPDEHFTLQTEIAITEVLEL
- the pilM gene encoding pilus assembly protein PilM, giving the protein MSTTIIGLDFGTHSLKLIRLSMGREPRVIGYDMEPIPRVVTPEEAGPGDAQDFDDAPTSVVSKDDVEGAPGEAGEDAAGDDGASANGAARPEAADDAKPWGLALERLIERGAIDDDALIVTFLPENQAMSIRQELPFEERAKVENILPHMLNDRLPVATEKVIFDFQIFPKKKLSTESFSDTGVADEVAAEALVGFARREQIGEFLGELRSYHINPATLGVPELLMSYALQRCAPSTDATYAVIDIGHRYTRVLVLEKYDPVVARSIQFGGEQLTDAIAARFKSSYEQAEHLKEIRGVILGAAGASSDARNEASVALSECLSDATRPLIRDIRRTFQSLYNRTQTKIDAVYICGGTSLLSGLPEYLEQEFGVPVSHLPTDNISGFSETVDTLPAQLKLTLATSAALQQIDGRDEDRSINLRRQEFAYRGKSSYLRSQIFKYAGAAAVLFLLLMGMLWAQKIQLEAQRDAMRNALTEQTTKLFGEPIYSNSVIQARLSGEETSGKGFVPRASAYELYFKLASNIPADLNVTFDRVETDVDRNIAQLYGETTSPQSVEQLIDNLRAVDCVQSVRQEGELKIKSDTEVDFHLHVSSECS